A region of Microbacterium suwonense DNA encodes the following proteins:
- a CDS encoding putative F420-0 ABC transporter permease subunit translates to MTSTAERSPRTRTAPPATPGTPAHWMPRTNPSRRARLALWTAVLLLALAASIVVAVALGPADITPWDAWRSILARLGIGESPLSTLRDGIVWELRMPRVLTSAAVGAGLALCGAIMQAVLRNPLADPYLLGLSSGASLGAVVVIVLGVALALPVAAFAGALAALVATLLLAGAVGRITASRTILAGIAVSAVLGALTSLIIFWSATGDSYREILGWLLGSLAGVTWPTASVALIALLVVGGPLLLTGGTLDAFAFGDRSAASLGVPVARTRWVLLGATALLTGGLVAVSGSIGFVGLVVPHAVRLTAGARHRMLLPLSALTGAVFLIWADTLARTLFDPKELPVGVVTALIGAPLFAGLLLRARRIS, encoded by the coding sequence ATGACCTCGACCGCCGAGCGCTCCCCGCGCACCCGCACCGCCCCGCCGGCGACGCCGGGCACGCCCGCGCATTGGATGCCGCGCACGAACCCGTCCCGGCGCGCGCGTCTCGCGCTGTGGACGGCGGTCCTGCTGCTGGCACTCGCCGCCTCGATCGTCGTCGCCGTCGCACTCGGCCCCGCCGACATCACTCCGTGGGACGCCTGGCGCAGCATCCTCGCCCGGCTCGGCATCGGCGAATCGCCGTTGAGCACGCTGCGCGACGGCATCGTCTGGGAGCTGCGGATGCCGCGGGTGCTCACCTCCGCGGCCGTCGGTGCCGGGCTGGCACTGTGCGGCGCGATCATGCAGGCGGTGCTGCGCAATCCGCTCGCCGACCCGTACCTGCTGGGGCTGTCGTCCGGTGCGTCGCTGGGCGCGGTGGTCGTGATCGTGCTCGGCGTCGCCCTCGCGCTCCCGGTCGCGGCCTTCGCCGGCGCCCTGGCGGCTCTCGTCGCGACGCTGCTGCTGGCCGGGGCGGTCGGGCGGATCACCGCCTCCCGCACGATCCTCGCCGGCATCGCCGTCTCGGCTGTGCTGGGGGCGCTGACCAGCCTGATCATCTTCTGGAGCGCGACCGGCGACAGCTACCGCGAGATCCTCGGCTGGCTGCTCGGCTCGCTCGCCGGGGTGACCTGGCCGACGGCATCCGTCGCGTTGATCGCGCTTCTCGTCGTGGGCGGGCCGCTGCTGCTGACCGGCGGCACCCTCGACGCCTTCGCGTTCGGAGACCGGTCGGCCGCCTCGCTCGGCGTCCCGGTCGCGCGCACGCGCTGGGTGCTGCTGGGGGCGACGGCGCTGCTGACCGGCGGACTGGTCGCGGTGAGCGGATCCATCGGGTTCGTGGGGCTGGTGGTGCCACACGCCGTGCGGCTGACGGCCGGTGCGCGGCACCGGATGCTGCTGCCGCTGTCCGCGCTGACCGGCGCCGTCTTCCTGATCTGGGCCGACACCCTCGCGCGCACCCTGTTCGACCCGAAGGAGCTGCCGGTGGGCGTCGTCACCGCGCTGATCGGCGCCCCGCTGTTCGCCGGACTGCTGCTGCGGGCAAGGAGGATCTCATGA
- a CDS encoding putative F420-0 ABC transporter substrate-binding protein, translating into MPISRRFRGLSAAVVLLAAPLLLAACGGAESAASVAPSTSTETSGYPFTVDNCGTPVTFDSAPERVLAIKSTSIELLLALGLDDRIIGTAFPDGPAADEWAERAASLPLIDERVPGQEATLDLEPDLVYAGWESNVTADGAGDRDTLASLGVNTYVSPSACQEPAYQPKPLTFDDVFADIAEMGRIFDVPDRADRLVDALRERLDAVTPDSRGLTALWFSSGSDTPFVGAGIGAPQMMMDAVGLRNIAADIPETWSSMSWEAVVDADPDVIVLVDSAWGSTEKKIGVLEANPATAQLPAVREHRYLIIPFPTAEAGVRNVEAVESLTAQLAELPLP; encoded by the coding sequence ATGCCCATCTCCCGACGATTCCGCGGGCTCAGCGCCGCCGTGGTCCTGCTCGCGGCACCCCTGCTCCTCGCCGCCTGCGGCGGTGCGGAGAGCGCGGCATCCGTCGCGCCCTCCACCTCGACGGAGACCTCCGGGTACCCCTTCACTGTCGACAACTGCGGCACCCCGGTCACCTTCGACAGCGCGCCCGAGCGCGTGCTGGCGATCAAGTCGACGTCGATCGAGCTGCTCCTGGCGCTGGGGCTGGATGACCGGATCATCGGCACGGCCTTCCCGGACGGCCCGGCGGCCGATGAGTGGGCCGAGCGCGCGGCATCCCTCCCTCTTATCGACGAGAGGGTGCCGGGCCAGGAGGCGACGCTCGACCTCGAACCCGACCTCGTCTACGCGGGCTGGGAGTCGAACGTCACCGCCGACGGTGCGGGCGACCGCGACACGCTCGCCTCGCTCGGCGTGAACACCTACGTCTCCCCCTCGGCCTGCCAGGAGCCGGCCTACCAGCCGAAACCTCTGACGTTCGACGACGTGTTCGCCGACATCGCCGAGATGGGCCGGATCTTCGACGTGCCCGACCGCGCCGACCGGCTGGTCGATGCGCTGCGCGAGCGCCTCGACGCCGTGACTCCCGACAGCCGCGGGCTGACCGCGCTCTGGTTCAGCTCCGGCAGCGACACCCCGTTCGTCGGTGCGGGCATCGGCGCGCCGCAGATGATGATGGATGCTGTAGGCCTCAGGAACATCGCCGCCGACATCCCCGAGACCTGGTCGAGCATGAGCTGGGAGGCCGTCGTCGATGCCGACCCGGATGTGATCGTGCTCGTCGACTCGGCCTGGGGATCGACCGAGAAGAAGATCGGCGTGCTCGAGGCGAACCCGGCCACTGCGCAGCTGCCGGCTGTGCGCGAGCACCGCTACCTGATCATCCCCTTCCCCACCGCCGAGGCGGGCGTGCGCAACGTCGAGGCCGTCGAGTCGCTCACGGCCCAGCTGGCGGAGCTGCCACTGCCATGA
- a CDS encoding ABC transporter ATP-binding protein produces MRRRTRAQYAALVEQQAETELDLDVHDVVLLGRTPHLSALGGPGAVDDEIARFALRQTRAEELAGRRFQELSGGERQRVLLARALAQEPTVLLMDEPTNHLDIRAQLHTLGLMRELADDGIAVLAALHDLSFAARHADQVIVLDHGRVVASGRPLDVLTPGLIRLVYGVRAEVVPHPVDGTPLIAFSPLDDDPAGDLPSPLPASLHSET; encoded by the coding sequence ATGCGCCGCCGCACCAGGGCGCAGTACGCGGCGCTGGTCGAGCAGCAGGCCGAGACCGAGCTGGATCTCGACGTGCACGATGTCGTGCTGCTCGGGCGCACCCCGCATCTGTCGGCGCTGGGCGGCCCGGGCGCTGTGGACGATGAGATCGCACGGTTCGCGCTGCGCCAGACCAGAGCCGAAGAGCTCGCCGGCAGGCGCTTCCAGGAGCTCTCCGGCGGCGAGCGCCAGCGCGTGCTGCTGGCCCGTGCTCTCGCGCAGGAGCCGACGGTGCTGCTCATGGACGAGCCGACCAATCATCTCGACATCCGTGCCCAGCTGCACACCCTCGGGCTGATGCGGGAGCTGGCCGACGACGGCATCGCGGTACTGGCGGCACTGCACGATCTCTCGTTCGCGGCCCGCCATGCCGATCAGGTGATCGTGCTCGATCACGGACGGGTGGTGGCATCCGGTCGCCCGCTCGACGTGCTGACCCCGGGCCTGATCCGGCTCGTCTACGGTGTACGGGCTGAAGTGGTGCCGCATCCGGTGGACGGCACCCCGCTGATCGCCTTCTCTCCGCTCGACGACGATCCGGCCGGTGACCTGCCCTCGCCGCTGCCCGCATCATTACACTCGGAGACATGA
- a CDS encoding PPOX class F420-dependent oxidoreductase: MSSTEIPAHLIDLLERPVFGVLATVGRDDSAQASPMWFELIDGTIRFTHTNTRTKYRNLQRNPSMSFAVYDPDKPYRYVEVRGRLTEVVPDPTGAFYQQLARRYGDADPAAPADAAHRVILVMSVEKVIGR; the protein is encoded by the coding sequence ATGAGCTCTACAGAGATCCCTGCGCACCTGATCGACCTGCTGGAGCGCCCCGTGTTCGGCGTGCTCGCCACCGTCGGCCGCGACGACTCCGCACAGGCAAGCCCGATGTGGTTCGAGCTCATCGACGGCACGATCCGCTTCACGCACACGAACACGCGCACCAAGTATCGCAACCTGCAGCGGAATCCATCGATGAGCTTCGCCGTGTACGACCCCGACAAGCCGTACCGCTACGTGGAGGTGCGCGGACGCCTGACCGAGGTCGTGCCCGACCCGACCGGCGCGTTCTATCAGCAGCTGGCCCGCCGCTACGGCGACGCCGATCCCGCAGCGCCGGCGGATGCCGCCCACCGGGTCATCCTGGTGATGTCGGTCGAGAAGGTCATCGGGCGCTGA